In bacterium (Candidatus Blackallbacteria) CG13_big_fil_rev_8_21_14_2_50_49_14, one genomic interval encodes:
- a CDS encoding 5-oxoprolinase, giving the protein MKTDPIQLEIYKHRFRAIAEEMGAALCRSAYSSNIKERRDFSCAIFDAQGQLLAQAEHLPVHLGSMPLSVQAAIQALQFEPGDSVLLNDPFAGGTHLPDITMVEGVFLPGEPKPRFYVANRAHHADVGGMTPGSMPLSREIFQEGLRIPPLKWRKKAQIDSDLLALILNNVRTPLEREGDLLAQNAANQIAIERLKTLCLSQSTEQVASMGKALQAYASRMMRAVIAKIPDGVYAFQDALEDDGYQQEPLWIKLQLEIRGEQALVDFSGTSAQTRGCINTILAVTLSSVFYVFRCLLDNEVPSNSGCLEPIQVIAPEGSLVNACFPSAVVGGNVETSQRLVDVLLGALAQALPDKIPAASQGTMNNLSLGGIYQGQPFAYYETIGGGMGASPFGAGASAIHSHMTNTLNTPIEALELSYPLRVRRYALREGSGGIGLFPGGEGLIREMEILSDCELTLLTERRKLQPYGLQGGSSGAKGKNSLQRGPQEIELPGKVQISLQSGDRLRIETPGGGGWGLKPE; this is encoded by the coding sequence ATGAAAACAGATCCGATTCAACTTGAAATTTATAAGCACCGTTTTCGTGCCATTGCTGAAGAAATGGGAGCTGCACTGTGTCGCAGTGCCTACAGCTCCAATATCAAGGAGCGAAGAGATTTTTCCTGTGCGATTTTTGATGCACAAGGCCAATTGCTGGCTCAGGCTGAGCATTTGCCCGTACATTTGGGTTCCATGCCGCTTTCTGTTCAGGCCGCGATTCAAGCGCTTCAATTTGAACCGGGAGACAGTGTCTTGCTCAATGACCCTTTTGCTGGCGGAACGCATCTTCCCGATATCACGATGGTGGAGGGGGTCTTTCTACCTGGTGAGCCAAAGCCACGCTTTTATGTGGCCAATCGTGCCCACCATGCCGATGTGGGTGGCATGACCCCTGGTTCTATGCCGCTTTCACGCGAAATCTTTCAGGAGGGCTTGAGAATTCCGCCTTTGAAATGGCGCAAGAAAGCTCAGATCGACTCAGATTTATTGGCTTTGATTCTCAACAATGTTCGCACTCCGCTTGAAAGAGAAGGCGATTTGCTGGCCCAAAATGCGGCCAATCAAATTGCGATTGAACGCCTAAAAACGCTCTGTCTTTCGCAGAGTACGGAGCAGGTGGCTTCAATGGGAAAAGCCCTTCAAGCTTATGCCTCGCGTATGATGCGCGCCGTGATTGCAAAGATTCCCGATGGGGTCTATGCCTTTCAAGATGCCTTAGAAGACGATGGTTATCAGCAGGAGCCTTTGTGGATCAAACTTCAACTTGAAATTCGGGGGGAGCAGGCCCTTGTGGATTTCAGCGGTACCTCTGCGCAGACACGGGGCTGCATCAACACCATTTTGGCAGTGACCCTCTCCAGTGTATTTTATGTTTTTCGGTGTTTATTGGACAACGAAGTGCCTTCTAACAGTGGGTGTCTTGAGCCGATTCAGGTGATTGCGCCAGAAGGCAGTTTGGTCAATGCCTGCTTTCCTTCGGCTGTGGTGGGCGGCAATGTCGAAACCTCGCAAAGGTTGGTAGATGTTCTATTGGGGGCCTTGGCCCAGGCGCTTCCAGATAAAATTCCTGCGGCCAGTCAGGGCACCATGAACAACTTAAGTTTGGGTGGAATTTATCAGGGCCAACCCTTTGCCTATTATGAAACCATCGGGGGGGGCATGGGCGCCAGTCCTTTTGGAGCTGGTGCATCCGCTATTCACAGCCATATGACCAATACCCTGAACACCCCCATTGAAGCCCTGGAGCTGAGCTATCCTTTGCGGGTCAGGCGGTATGCCTTGCGTGAGGGTTCGGGGGGTATTGGGCTATTTCCTGGGGGAGAGGGGCTGATTCGTGAAATGGAAATCTTATCTGATTGTGAGCTGACTTTACTGACAGAACGCCGCAAACTTCAACCCTATGGGCTGCAGGGCGGGAGTTCTGGTGCCAAAGGGAAAAATAGTCTGCAACGCGGGCCGCAAGAAATTGAATTGCCAGGTAAGGTTCAAATTTCGCTGCAAAGCGGTGACCGCCTCCGAATTGAAACACCCGGAGGCGGTGGTTGGGGTTTAAAACCTGAATAG